Genomic segment of Bacteroidia bacterium:
GTGGAATGTATTTAGTACCCTGTGCACATACTCTCAAAATCAAGGATATCGAATCAAAACTGTTACCTTAGACGCAGGACATGGCGGAAAAGACCCTGGCACAATCGGCAAGCACTACAAAGAAAAGGATATTGCTTTAGCAATTACACTCAAATTAGGGGCTATGATTAGCGAAAAATTTCCTCATATAAAAGTAGTTTACACACGAAAAACAGACGAATTTGTAGAGCTAGACGAACGGGCAAACATCTGCAACCGAAATAAATCAGACCTATTTATATGCATTCACTGCAACGCATCAGAAAACAAAAAGATGGTAGGAACAGAAACCTACACAATGGGACTACATAAATCAGAAAGCAACCTATTAGTAGCTATGCGAGAGAACGCAGTTATTCTTAAAGAGGAAAACTATCAAAAAAAATACGGTGGCTATGATCCTAACTCACCTGTGGCGCATATTATGTTCAACTTGTACCAAAGCGCACATATTGAACGTAGTTTAGCATTTGCATCGCACGTAGAGCATTGTTTTGGTAAAGAAGGAATTGGACGAGAAAGCCGAGGCGTAAAACAAGCAGGCTTTTTAGTACTGTGGCGTACCAACGCCCCAAGTGTGCTGATAGAAACAGGTTTTTTAAGTAACCCCGAAGAGGAAAAATATCTAGGCAGCGAGAAAGGACAGCAGGAAATAGCAAAAGCTATATTCAAAGCTTTTTGCAAATACAAAGAAGAAGTAGAACAATAAGGCTCATACTCTTACGCTAGAACTTGTTTTGTACATAAGTAAATGATACTTTTGCAGGATAAATTACAAAATCTCTAATATGCCGTATTTATTCACTTCTGAATCTGTGTCTGAAGGACATCCTGATAAAATTGCAGACCAAATTTCTGATGCTATTTTAGATGCACATTTAGCGCAGGATAAAAAAGCACGTGTAGCTTGTGAAACTTTAGTTACTACGGGCTTAGTAGTGTTAGCAGGTGAAATTACTTCCAAAGCACAGTTTGATGTACAAGAGGTAGTGCGCAGAGTAATTGAAAAGATAGGATATAAAAAATCTGAATATAAGTTTGATGCACAATCTTGTGCGGTTATTTCAGCTATCCATCAACAATCGCCAGACATTGCCGTGGGCGTGAATGAAACCGAGAATAAAGAACAAGGCGCAGGCGATCAAGGGATTATGTTTGGATATGCTAATGACGAAACTCCTGATTATATGCCCATGCCCATTTACTACGCTCACAAGTTAGTAGAAAAATTAGCGCAAATACGTAAGGAAGGTAAAGTTATGACTTACCTTCGCCCAGATGCTAAAAG
This window contains:
- a CDS encoding N-acetylmuramoyl-L-alanine amidase — translated: MKAKVIGFVLSNVLLWNVFSTLCTYSQNQGYRIKTVTLDAGHGGKDPGTIGKHYKEKDIALAITLKLGAMISEKFPHIKVVYTRKTDEFVELDERANICNRNKSDLFICIHCNASENKKMVGTETYTMGLHKSESNLLVAMRENAVILKEENYQKKYGGYDPNSPVAHIMFNLYQSAHIERSLAFASHVEHCFGKEGIGRESRGVKQAGFLVLWRTNAPSVLIETGFLSNPEEEKYLGSEKGQQEIAKAIFKAFCKYKEEVEQ